CGTTGTTCCCGGATACCCCGCGCCGGTCTCGGCTCGGCTGACCCCGCGGCAGAGTCAGCCGGCGGACCCGAACTCCATGATCAGCCGCGTCAGCCGCAGCGCCGCCAGCTTCCAGCCGTCGTCGCCACGCACCCACCGTTCGTGGTAGTGCCCGTATCCCGTGAGCGACGGCCCGTTCTCCCACACCACCCGGTCCTGCATCGCCCACACCACGCGGGCGTGATCACCGTCGACCTCGATCAACGGGGTGTGCACCTGGTGCGCCGAACGCGCGCTGGTCAGCGACGACCTGATCATGTCGACCGCGGCGTCGCGACCGTGCACCACCGGGACGCCGGTGCCCTCGCTGACGTCGAGCTCGATGTCCTCGGTCATCAGGTCGGCGAA
Above is a window of Mycolicibacterium baixiangningiae DNA encoding:
- a CDS encoding nuclear transport factor 2 family protein, which produces MRDDFFALTQAKARYCYTLDTRDWAGFADLMTEDIELDVSEGTGVPVVHGRDAAVDMIRSSLTSARSAHQVHTPLIEVDGDHARVVWAMQDRVVWENGPSLTGYGHYHERWVRGDDGWKLAALRLTRLIMEFGSAG